One region of Cottoperca gobio chromosome 19, fCotGob3.1, whole genome shotgun sequence genomic DNA includes:
- the nherf1a gene encoding Na(+)/H(+) exchange regulatory cofactor NHE-RF1a isoform X2: MSNLRPKLCVLEKGSSGYGFHLHGEKGKTGQFIRLVESDTPASAAGLLAGDCLAFVNGESVEGESHQQVVARIRATAEALELIVVDHETADLLKKHNLQCRREFVTEGIPLPGGDSDSDHGDSQSNGTPRESSPAPRENGDASSERSGRLSVSSSTKEERGGLRPRLCHMKKGTSGYGFNLHSEKSKPGQFIRAVDEDSPAQRAGLKAQDKIIQVNSMSVIDMQHSEVVAAIKAGGEETCLLVVDAETEEFFKRCNVQPTEEHVSGVLPEPERASEKEEAAAEVKPKVSVSSSASSASSNASLQAAGRSDPPAQVEPPPAADSLGLTISLAQAKERARQKRSAKKAPNMDWSKRNELFSNL; the protein is encoded by the exons ATGTCAAACCTCCGACCCAAACTGTGTGTTCTGGAGAAAGGATCCAGCGGCTACGGGTTCCACCTACACGGAGAGAAGGGCAAGACCGGCCAGTTTATCAGGCTCGTGGAGTCTGACACTCCCGCCTCCGCTGCCGGGCTTCTCGCGGGCGACTGTCTGGCATTCGTGAATGGGGAGAGCGTGGAAGGCGAGAGCCACCAGCAAGTGGTCGCCCGGATCCGGGCCACCGCCGAGGCTCTGGAGCTTATCGTGGTGGACCACGAAACGGCTGATCTGCTGAAGAAACACAACCTGCAGTGCCGGAGGGAGTTCGTCACGGAGGGGATTCCCCTGCCCGGCGGGGACAGCGACTCTGACCACGGGGACTCACAGAGCAACGGAACCCCGAGGGAGTCCAGCCCTGCCCCGCGTGAGAACGGGGATGCTTCCTCGGAAAGGTCGGGGAGGCTGAGTGTCAGCTCCAGCACCAAG gaggagagaggcggGCTGCGGCCTCGTCTCTGCCACATGAAGAAAGGAACCAGTGGTTACGGCTTCAACCTGCACAGTGAGAAGTCCAAACCAGGCCAGTTCATCAGAGCTGTGGATGAAGACTCTCCAGCACAGAGAGCAGGCCTTAAAGCACAGGACAAGATCATCCAg GTGAATAGCATGTCAGTGATTGACATGCAGCACTCTGAGGTGGTTGCAGCGATCAAAGCAGGCGGAGAGGAGACCTGCCTGCTGGTGGTGGATGCTGAGACTGAAGAATTCTTTAAGAGATGTAACGTCCAGCCCACTGAGGAACACGTCAGCG GAGTTCTTCCTGAGCCAGAAAGAGCAtcagagaaggaggag gcagcagcagaggtgaAGCCTAAAGTGTCTGTGAGCTCGTCAGCTTCCAGTGCGTCCTCCAACGCCTCCCTGCAGGCGGCCGGCAGAAGCGACCCGCCTGCACAG GTGGAGCCACCCCCAGCAGCTGACAGTCTGGGTCTGACCATTTCACTGGCTCAGGCCAAAGAGAGAGCCCGTCAGAAACGATCCGCCAAGAAAGCCCCGAACATGGACTGGAGCAAGAGGAACGAACTGTTCAGCAACTTGTAA
- the nherf1a gene encoding Na(+)/H(+) exchange regulatory cofactor NHE-RF1a isoform X1: MSNLRPKLCVLEKGSSGYGFHLHGEKGKTGQFIRLVESDTPASAAGLLAGDCLAFVNGESVEGESHQQVVARIRATAEALELIVVDHETADLLKKHNLQCRREFVTEGIPLPGGDSDSDHGDSQSNGTPRESSPAPRENGDASSERSGRLSVSSSTKEERGGLRPRLCHMKKGTSGYGFNLHSEKSKPGQFIRAVDEDSPAQRAGLKAQDKIIQVNSMSVIDMQHSEVVAAIKAGGEETCLLVVDAETEEFFKRCNVQPTEEHVSGVLPEPERASEKEEQAAAEVKPKVSVSSSASSASSNASLQAAGRSDPPAQVEPPPAADSLGLTISLAQAKERARQKRSAKKAPNMDWSKRNELFSNL, translated from the exons ATGTCAAACCTCCGACCCAAACTGTGTGTTCTGGAGAAAGGATCCAGCGGCTACGGGTTCCACCTACACGGAGAGAAGGGCAAGACCGGCCAGTTTATCAGGCTCGTGGAGTCTGACACTCCCGCCTCCGCTGCCGGGCTTCTCGCGGGCGACTGTCTGGCATTCGTGAATGGGGAGAGCGTGGAAGGCGAGAGCCACCAGCAAGTGGTCGCCCGGATCCGGGCCACCGCCGAGGCTCTGGAGCTTATCGTGGTGGACCACGAAACGGCTGATCTGCTGAAGAAACACAACCTGCAGTGCCGGAGGGAGTTCGTCACGGAGGGGATTCCCCTGCCCGGCGGGGACAGCGACTCTGACCACGGGGACTCACAGAGCAACGGAACCCCGAGGGAGTCCAGCCCTGCCCCGCGTGAGAACGGGGATGCTTCCTCGGAAAGGTCGGGGAGGCTGAGTGTCAGCTCCAGCACCAAG gaggagagaggcggGCTGCGGCCTCGTCTCTGCCACATGAAGAAAGGAACCAGTGGTTACGGCTTCAACCTGCACAGTGAGAAGTCCAAACCAGGCCAGTTCATCAGAGCTGTGGATGAAGACTCTCCAGCACAGAGAGCAGGCCTTAAAGCACAGGACAAGATCATCCAg GTGAATAGCATGTCAGTGATTGACATGCAGCACTCTGAGGTGGTTGCAGCGATCAAAGCAGGCGGAGAGGAGACCTGCCTGCTGGTGGTGGATGCTGAGACTGAAGAATTCTTTAAGAGATGTAACGTCCAGCCCACTGAGGAACACGTCAGCG GAGTTCTTCCTGAGCCAGAAAGAGCAtcagagaaggaggag caggcagcagcagaggtgaAGCCTAAAGTGTCTGTGAGCTCGTCAGCTTCCAGTGCGTCCTCCAACGCCTCCCTGCAGGCGGCCGGCAGAAGCGACCCGCCTGCACAG GTGGAGCCACCCCCAGCAGCTGACAGTCTGGGTCTGACCATTTCACTGGCTCAGGCCAAAGAGAGAGCCCGTCAGAAACGATCCGCCAAGAAAGCCCCGAACATGGACTGGAGCAAGAGGAACGAACTGTTCAGCAACTTGTAA